In a single window of the Anguilla rostrata isolate EN2019 chromosome 4, ASM1855537v3, whole genome shotgun sequence genome:
- the pycr3 gene encoding pyrroline-5-carboxylate reductase 3 isoform X4: protein MVCLSMDHSLSPPTTSVANEPTSLLEHITKDSTGKIDTVTIKSEVLSDPGGKMNKVSTQCKTEQRCSADVPIGFVGAGNMAFGITQGILMSGEVSAENVRVSAPSSNNLGRFREMGVGITHSNTEVVSSSRLVFLAVKPHLVPGVLQEIASHVTREHIVVSVAAGVTVATVEALLPPDSVVLRLMPNLPCLVQEGALLFARGSKARPEHGALLRDLLAPCGLVEEGPESWIDAHTGLSGSGVAFVYLFAEALAEGGVKMGMPSALAHRIAAQTVLGAGRLLRDSGKHPAQLRADVCTPGGTTIFGLHELERGGVRAATMGAVEAATERARELGRK from the exons ATGGTGTGCCTGTCTATG GAccattctctttctcctccGACGACATCAGTGGCAAACGAGCCGACGAGCCTGCTCGAACAT ATTACAAAAGACTCTACAGGCAAGATTGACACAGTCACTATAAAATCGGAG GTGCTTTCAGATCCTGGAGGCAAAATGAACAAAGTGTCCACTCAG TGCAAAACGGAGCAGCGGTGCTCAGCCGACGTGCCGATCGGCTTCGTCGGCGCGGGGAACATGGCCTTCGGGATAACCCAGGGGATCCTGATGTCAG GGGAGGTCAGTGCTGAAAATGTGAGAGTGAGCGCCCCATCCTCCAACAACCTGGGCCGCTTTCGG GAAATGGGCGTGGGCATCACTCACTCCAACACGGAGGTGGTCTCCTCGTCTCGCCTGGTCTTCCTGGCGGTGAAGCCCCACCTGGTCCCAGGTGTCCTCCAGGAGATCGCCTCTCATGTCACTCGGGAGCATATCGTCGTCTCCGTGGCAGCAGGTGTCACCGTAGCGACGGTAGAAGCG CTCCTCCCACCGGACTCTGTCGTTCTCCGGCTCATGCCGAACCTTCCCTGCCTGgtccaggagggggcgctgctgTTCGCCCGCGGCTCCAAGGCCCGGCCCGAGCACGGGGCGCTCCTCAGGGACCTGCTGGCCCCCTGCgggctggtggaggaggggccAGAGTCGTGGATCGACGCCCACACCGGGCTAAGTGGCAGTGGGGTGGCTTTT gtgtacCTGTTTGCGGAGGCGTTGGCTGAGGGCGGGGTGAAGATGGGCATGCCCAGTGCTCTTGCACACCGTATCGCTGCTCAAACAGTCCTG GGTGCTGGGCGGCTGCTGCGGGACTCTGGGAAGCACCCAGCCCAGCTGCGCGCGGACGTCTGCACCCCCGGGGGCACCACCATCTTCGGGCTCCACGAGTTGGAGAGGGGGGGCGTGCGGGCCGCCACCATGGGGGCCGTGGAGGCTGCTACAGAGCGGGCGAGGGAGCTGGGCAGGAAGTGA
- the pycr3 gene encoding pyrroline-5-carboxylate reductase 3 isoform X7 — translation MPNLPRACAVPGCANIKGKVEGNLTVSLFQFPKNVAIQKKWVAFLKSCGYTGVISANTRLCSDHFQKPDSFQNYNQRLLGLAKLLKLVAGAVPSVPPVQDHSLSPPTTSVANEPTSLLEHITKDSTGKIDTVTIKSEVLSDPGGKMNKVSTQCKTEQRCSADVPIGFVGAGNMAFGITQGILMSGEVSAENVRVSAPSSNNLGRFREMGVGITHSNTEVVSSSRLVFLAVKPHLVPGVLQEIASHVTREHIVVSVAAGVTVATVEALRISRGRSLFSPFIFVCC, via the exons ATGCCGAATTTACCCCGGGCGTGTGCCGTGCCTGGATGCGCGAACATAAAGGGTAAAGTCGAGGGTAACCTTACGGtgtcattatttcagtttcctAAGAATGTTGCAATTCAGAAGAAATGGGTGGCGTTCTTGAAAAGTTGTGGCTATACTGGCGTGATCAGTGCAAACACTCGCTTGTGCAGTGACCATTTCCAAAAACCGGACAGCTTTCAAAATTATAACCAGAGGCTTCTTGGCTTGGCCAAATTACTGAAACTTGTTGCCGGGGCTGTTCCCTCTGTACCCCCTGTCCAGGAccattctctttctcctccGACGACATCAGTGGCAAACGAGCCGACGAGCCTGCTCGAACAT ATTACAAAAGACTCTACAGGCAAGATTGACACAGTCACTATAAAATCGGAG GTGCTTTCAGATCCTGGAGGCAAAATGAACAAAGTGTCCACTCAG TGCAAAACGGAGCAGCGGTGCTCAGCCGACGTGCCGATCGGCTTCGTCGGCGCGGGGAACATGGCCTTCGGGATAACCCAGGGGATCCTGATGTCAG GGGAGGTCAGTGCTGAAAATGTGAGAGTGAGCGCCCCATCCTCCAACAACCTGGGCCGCTTTCGG GAAATGGGCGTGGGCATCACTCACTCCAACACGGAGGTGGTCTCCTCGTCTCGCCTGGTCTTCCTGGCGGTGAAGCCCCACCTGGTCCCAGGTGTCCTCCAGGAGATCGCCTCTCATGTCACTCGGGAGCATATCGTCGTCTCCGTGGCAGCAGGTGTCACCGTAGCGACGGTAGAAGCG TTGAGGATTTCTAGAGGGAGGTCCCTGTTTTCCCCGTTCATCTTTGTATGCTGTTAA
- the pycr3 gene encoding pyrroline-5-carboxylate reductase 3 isoform X3: MRCIVPGCYNAPLKLALKAHFHSFPRDATLCQTWIDVIRHPNITAEEVRKRGLRVCSDHFEDTDYQGDRLKRGTVPTVFPWSVEPLEDHSLSPPTTSVANEPTSLLEHITKDSTGKIDTVTIKSEVLSDPGGKMNKVSTQCKTEQRCSADVPIGFVGAGNMAFGITQGILMSGEVSAENVRVSAPSSNNLGRFREMGVGITHSNTEVVSSSRLVFLAVKPHLVPGVLQEIASHVTREHIVVSVAAGVTVATVEALLPPDSVVLRLMPNLPCLVQEGALLFARGSKARPEHGALLRDLLAPCGLVEEGPESWIDAHTGLSGSGVAFVYLFAEALAEGGVKMGMPSALAHRIAAQTVLGAGRLLRDSGKHPAQLRADVCTPGGTTIFGLHELERGGVRAATMGAVEAATERARELGRK; this comes from the exons atgaggtgcattgtacccggttgttataatgccccccttaaacttgccttgaaagcacattttcatagttttccacgcgatgcaactttgtgccagacatggatagatgtaatcagacaccccaacataacagccgaagaagttcgcaaacgaggactaagggtatgcagcGACCACTTTGAAGACACCGACTACCAAGGCGACCGTCTGAAGCGTGGAACTGTGCCCACCGTTTTCCCATGGTCGGTCGAACCGCTCGAG GAccattctctttctcctccGACGACATCAGTGGCAAACGAGCCGACGAGCCTGCTCGAACAT ATTACAAAAGACTCTACAGGCAAGATTGACACAGTCACTATAAAATCGGAG GTGCTTTCAGATCCTGGAGGCAAAATGAACAAAGTGTCCACTCAG TGCAAAACGGAGCAGCGGTGCTCAGCCGACGTGCCGATCGGCTTCGTCGGCGCGGGGAACATGGCCTTCGGGATAACCCAGGGGATCCTGATGTCAG GGGAGGTCAGTGCTGAAAATGTGAGAGTGAGCGCCCCATCCTCCAACAACCTGGGCCGCTTTCGG GAAATGGGCGTGGGCATCACTCACTCCAACACGGAGGTGGTCTCCTCGTCTCGCCTGGTCTTCCTGGCGGTGAAGCCCCACCTGGTCCCAGGTGTCCTCCAGGAGATCGCCTCTCATGTCACTCGGGAGCATATCGTCGTCTCCGTGGCAGCAGGTGTCACCGTAGCGACGGTAGAAGCG CTCCTCCCACCGGACTCTGTCGTTCTCCGGCTCATGCCGAACCTTCCCTGCCTGgtccaggagggggcgctgctgTTCGCCCGCGGCTCCAAGGCCCGGCCCGAGCACGGGGCGCTCCTCAGGGACCTGCTGGCCCCCTGCgggctggtggaggaggggccAGAGTCGTGGATCGACGCCCACACCGGGCTAAGTGGCAGTGGGGTGGCTTTT gtgtacCTGTTTGCGGAGGCGTTGGCTGAGGGCGGGGTGAAGATGGGCATGCCCAGTGCTCTTGCACACCGTATCGCTGCTCAAACAGTCCTG GGTGCTGGGCGGCTGCTGCGGGACTCTGGGAAGCACCCAGCCCAGCTGCGCGCGGACGTCTGCACCCCCGGGGGCACCACCATCTTCGGGCTCCACGAGTTGGAGAGGGGGGGCGTGCGGGCCGCCACCATGGGGGCCGTGGAGGCTGCTACAGAGCGGGCGAGGGAGCTGGGCAGGAAGTGA
- the pycr3 gene encoding pyrroline-5-carboxylate reductase 3 isoform X1: MPNLPRACAVPGCANIKGKVEGNLTVSLFQFPKNVAIQKKWVAFLKSCGYTGVISANTRLCSDHFQKPDSFQNYNQRLLGLAKLLKLVAGAVPSVPPVQDHSLSPPTTSVANEPTSLLEHITKDSTGKIDTVTIKSEVLSDPGGKMNKVSTQCKTEQRCSADVPIGFVGAGNMAFGITQGILMSGEVSAENVRVSAPSSNNLGRFREMGVGITHSNTEVVSSSRLVFLAVKPHLVPGVLQEIASHVTREHIVVSVAAGVTVATVEALLPPDSVVLRLMPNLPCLVQEGALLFARGSKARPEHGALLRDLLAPCGLVEEGPESWIDAHTGLSGSGVAFVYLFAEALAEGGVKMGMPSALAHRIAAQTVLGAGRLLRDSGKHPAQLRADVCTPGGTTIFGLHELERGGVRAATMGAVEAATERARELGRK, from the exons ATGCCGAATTTACCCCGGGCGTGTGCCGTGCCTGGATGCGCGAACATAAAGGGTAAAGTCGAGGGTAACCTTACGGtgtcattatttcagtttcctAAGAATGTTGCAATTCAGAAGAAATGGGTGGCGTTCTTGAAAAGTTGTGGCTATACTGGCGTGATCAGTGCAAACACTCGCTTGTGCAGTGACCATTTCCAAAAACCGGACAGCTTTCAAAATTATAACCAGAGGCTTCTTGGCTTGGCCAAATTACTGAAACTTGTTGCCGGGGCTGTTCCCTCTGTACCCCCTGTCCAGGAccattctctttctcctccGACGACATCAGTGGCAAACGAGCCGACGAGCCTGCTCGAACAT ATTACAAAAGACTCTACAGGCAAGATTGACACAGTCACTATAAAATCGGAG GTGCTTTCAGATCCTGGAGGCAAAATGAACAAAGTGTCCACTCAG TGCAAAACGGAGCAGCGGTGCTCAGCCGACGTGCCGATCGGCTTCGTCGGCGCGGGGAACATGGCCTTCGGGATAACCCAGGGGATCCTGATGTCAG GGGAGGTCAGTGCTGAAAATGTGAGAGTGAGCGCCCCATCCTCCAACAACCTGGGCCGCTTTCGG GAAATGGGCGTGGGCATCACTCACTCCAACACGGAGGTGGTCTCCTCGTCTCGCCTGGTCTTCCTGGCGGTGAAGCCCCACCTGGTCCCAGGTGTCCTCCAGGAGATCGCCTCTCATGTCACTCGGGAGCATATCGTCGTCTCCGTGGCAGCAGGTGTCACCGTAGCGACGGTAGAAGCG CTCCTCCCACCGGACTCTGTCGTTCTCCGGCTCATGCCGAACCTTCCCTGCCTGgtccaggagggggcgctgctgTTCGCCCGCGGCTCCAAGGCCCGGCCCGAGCACGGGGCGCTCCTCAGGGACCTGCTGGCCCCCTGCgggctggtggaggaggggccAGAGTCGTGGATCGACGCCCACACCGGGCTAAGTGGCAGTGGGGTGGCTTTT gtgtacCTGTTTGCGGAGGCGTTGGCTGAGGGCGGGGTGAAGATGGGCATGCCCAGTGCTCTTGCACACCGTATCGCTGCTCAAACAGTCCTG GGTGCTGGGCGGCTGCTGCGGGACTCTGGGAAGCACCCAGCCCAGCTGCGCGCGGACGTCTGCACCCCCGGGGGCACCACCATCTTCGGGCTCCACGAGTTGGAGAGGGGGGGCGTGCGGGCCGCCACCATGGGGGCCGTGGAGGCTGCTACAGAGCGGGCGAGGGAGCTGGGCAGGAAGTGA
- the pycr3 gene encoding pyrroline-5-carboxylate reductase 3 isoform X2 — protein sequence MKKANPSHLPTKITAKDRAKQFPNVLHESEGKLFCTPCNIVMEHKRKSSLDSHFSTAKHLKMVLMPQHRHRRITVTEATISKSVASSESIKDHSLSPPTTSVANEPTSLLEHITKDSTGKIDTVTIKSEVLSDPGGKMNKVSTQCKTEQRCSADVPIGFVGAGNMAFGITQGILMSGEVSAENVRVSAPSSNNLGRFREMGVGITHSNTEVVSSSRLVFLAVKPHLVPGVLQEIASHVTREHIVVSVAAGVTVATVEALLPPDSVVLRLMPNLPCLVQEGALLFARGSKARPEHGALLRDLLAPCGLVEEGPESWIDAHTGLSGSGVAFVYLFAEALAEGGVKMGMPSALAHRIAAQTVLGAGRLLRDSGKHPAQLRADVCTPGGTTIFGLHELERGGVRAATMGAVEAATERARELGRK from the exons ATGAAGAAAGCGAACCCCTCTCATTTGCCAACGAAAATAACTGCAAAAGACCGTGCAAAACAATTTCCAAATGTTTTACACGAAAGTGAAGGCAAACTATTTTGCACTCCGTGCAACATTGTGATGGAACACAAACGGAAATCGTCACTGGACAGCCACTTTTCTACCGcgaaacatttgaaaatggttTTAATGCCCCAACATCGACATAGACGAATCACCGTAACCGAAGCGACAATATCGAAATCAGTGGCGAGTTCTGAAAGTATCAAG GAccattctctttctcctccGACGACATCAGTGGCAAACGAGCCGACGAGCCTGCTCGAACAT ATTACAAAAGACTCTACAGGCAAGATTGACACAGTCACTATAAAATCGGAG GTGCTTTCAGATCCTGGAGGCAAAATGAACAAAGTGTCCACTCAG TGCAAAACGGAGCAGCGGTGCTCAGCCGACGTGCCGATCGGCTTCGTCGGCGCGGGGAACATGGCCTTCGGGATAACCCAGGGGATCCTGATGTCAG GGGAGGTCAGTGCTGAAAATGTGAGAGTGAGCGCCCCATCCTCCAACAACCTGGGCCGCTTTCGG GAAATGGGCGTGGGCATCACTCACTCCAACACGGAGGTGGTCTCCTCGTCTCGCCTGGTCTTCCTGGCGGTGAAGCCCCACCTGGTCCCAGGTGTCCTCCAGGAGATCGCCTCTCATGTCACTCGGGAGCATATCGTCGTCTCCGTGGCAGCAGGTGTCACCGTAGCGACGGTAGAAGCG CTCCTCCCACCGGACTCTGTCGTTCTCCGGCTCATGCCGAACCTTCCCTGCCTGgtccaggagggggcgctgctgTTCGCCCGCGGCTCCAAGGCCCGGCCCGAGCACGGGGCGCTCCTCAGGGACCTGCTGGCCCCCTGCgggctggtggaggaggggccAGAGTCGTGGATCGACGCCCACACCGGGCTAAGTGGCAGTGGGGTGGCTTTT gtgtacCTGTTTGCGGAGGCGTTGGCTGAGGGCGGGGTGAAGATGGGCATGCCCAGTGCTCTTGCACACCGTATCGCTGCTCAAACAGTCCTG GGTGCTGGGCGGCTGCTGCGGGACTCTGGGAAGCACCCAGCCCAGCTGCGCGCGGACGTCTGCACCCCCGGGGGCACCACCATCTTCGGGCTCCACGAGTTGGAGAGGGGGGGCGTGCGGGCCGCCACCATGGGGGCCGTGGAGGCTGCTACAGAGCGGGCGAGGGAGCTGGGCAGGAAGTGA
- the pycr3 gene encoding pyrroline-5-carboxylate reductase 3 isoform X5 encodes MKKANPSHLPTKITAKDRAKQFPNVLHESEGKLFCTPCNIVMEHKRKSSLDSHFSTAKHLKMVLMPQHRHRRITVTEATISKSVASSESIKITKDSTGKIDTVTIKSEVLSDPGGKMNKVSTQCKTEQRCSADVPIGFVGAGNMAFGITQGILMSGEVSAENVRVSAPSSNNLGRFREMGVGITHSNTEVVSSSRLVFLAVKPHLVPGVLQEIASHVTREHIVVSVAAGVTVATVEALLPPDSVVLRLMPNLPCLVQEGALLFARGSKARPEHGALLRDLLAPCGLVEEGPESWIDAHTGLSGSGVAFVYLFAEALAEGGVKMGMPSALAHRIAAQTVLGAGRLLRDSGKHPAQLRADVCTPGGTTIFGLHELERGGVRAATMGAVEAATERARELGRK; translated from the exons ATGAAGAAAGCGAACCCCTCTCATTTGCCAACGAAAATAACTGCAAAAGACCGTGCAAAACAATTTCCAAATGTTTTACACGAAAGTGAAGGCAAACTATTTTGCACTCCGTGCAACATTGTGATGGAACACAAACGGAAATCGTCACTGGACAGCCACTTTTCTACCGcgaaacatttgaaaatggttTTAATGCCCCAACATCGACATAGACGAATCACCGTAACCGAAGCGACAATATCGAAATCAGTGGCGAGTTCTGAAAGTATCAAG ATTACAAAAGACTCTACAGGCAAGATTGACACAGTCACTATAAAATCGGAG GTGCTTTCAGATCCTGGAGGCAAAATGAACAAAGTGTCCACTCAG TGCAAAACGGAGCAGCGGTGCTCAGCCGACGTGCCGATCGGCTTCGTCGGCGCGGGGAACATGGCCTTCGGGATAACCCAGGGGATCCTGATGTCAG GGGAGGTCAGTGCTGAAAATGTGAGAGTGAGCGCCCCATCCTCCAACAACCTGGGCCGCTTTCGG GAAATGGGCGTGGGCATCACTCACTCCAACACGGAGGTGGTCTCCTCGTCTCGCCTGGTCTTCCTGGCGGTGAAGCCCCACCTGGTCCCAGGTGTCCTCCAGGAGATCGCCTCTCATGTCACTCGGGAGCATATCGTCGTCTCCGTGGCAGCAGGTGTCACCGTAGCGACGGTAGAAGCG CTCCTCCCACCGGACTCTGTCGTTCTCCGGCTCATGCCGAACCTTCCCTGCCTGgtccaggagggggcgctgctgTTCGCCCGCGGCTCCAAGGCCCGGCCCGAGCACGGGGCGCTCCTCAGGGACCTGCTGGCCCCCTGCgggctggtggaggaggggccAGAGTCGTGGATCGACGCCCACACCGGGCTAAGTGGCAGTGGGGTGGCTTTT gtgtacCTGTTTGCGGAGGCGTTGGCTGAGGGCGGGGTGAAGATGGGCATGCCCAGTGCTCTTGCACACCGTATCGCTGCTCAAACAGTCCTG GGTGCTGGGCGGCTGCTGCGGGACTCTGGGAAGCACCCAGCCCAGCTGCGCGCGGACGTCTGCACCCCCGGGGGCACCACCATCTTCGGGCTCCACGAGTTGGAGAGGGGGGGCGTGCGGGCCGCCACCATGGGGGCCGTGGAGGCTGCTACAGAGCGGGCGAGGGAGCTGGGCAGGAAGTGA
- the pycr3 gene encoding pyrroline-5-carboxylate reductase 3 isoform X6 codes for MEINQRDHSLSPPTTSVANEPTSLLEHITKDSTGKIDTVTIKSEVLSDPGGKMNKVSTQCKTEQRCSADVPIGFVGAGNMAFGITQGILMSGEVSAENVRVSAPSSNNLGRFREMGVGITHSNTEVVSSSRLVFLAVKPHLVPGVLQEIASHVTREHIVVSVAAGVTVATVEALLPPDSVVLRLMPNLPCLVQEGALLFARGSKARPEHGALLRDLLAPCGLVEEGPESWIDAHTGLSGSGVAFVYLFAEALAEGGVKMGMPSALAHRIAAQTVLGAGRLLRDSGKHPAQLRADVCTPGGTTIFGLHELERGGVRAATMGAVEAATERARELGRK; via the exons atggaaataaatcaaCGG GAccattctctttctcctccGACGACATCAGTGGCAAACGAGCCGACGAGCCTGCTCGAACAT ATTACAAAAGACTCTACAGGCAAGATTGACACAGTCACTATAAAATCGGAG GTGCTTTCAGATCCTGGAGGCAAAATGAACAAAGTGTCCACTCAG TGCAAAACGGAGCAGCGGTGCTCAGCCGACGTGCCGATCGGCTTCGTCGGCGCGGGGAACATGGCCTTCGGGATAACCCAGGGGATCCTGATGTCAG GGGAGGTCAGTGCTGAAAATGTGAGAGTGAGCGCCCCATCCTCCAACAACCTGGGCCGCTTTCGG GAAATGGGCGTGGGCATCACTCACTCCAACACGGAGGTGGTCTCCTCGTCTCGCCTGGTCTTCCTGGCGGTGAAGCCCCACCTGGTCCCAGGTGTCCTCCAGGAGATCGCCTCTCATGTCACTCGGGAGCATATCGTCGTCTCCGTGGCAGCAGGTGTCACCGTAGCGACGGTAGAAGCG CTCCTCCCACCGGACTCTGTCGTTCTCCGGCTCATGCCGAACCTTCCCTGCCTGgtccaggagggggcgctgctgTTCGCCCGCGGCTCCAAGGCCCGGCCCGAGCACGGGGCGCTCCTCAGGGACCTGCTGGCCCCCTGCgggctggtggaggaggggccAGAGTCGTGGATCGACGCCCACACCGGGCTAAGTGGCAGTGGGGTGGCTTTT gtgtacCTGTTTGCGGAGGCGTTGGCTGAGGGCGGGGTGAAGATGGGCATGCCCAGTGCTCTTGCACACCGTATCGCTGCTCAAACAGTCCTG GGTGCTGGGCGGCTGCTGCGGGACTCTGGGAAGCACCCAGCCCAGCTGCGCGCGGACGTCTGCACCCCCGGGGGCACCACCATCTTCGGGCTCCACGAGTTGGAGAGGGGGGGCGTGCGGGCCGCCACCATGGGGGCCGTGGAGGCTGCTACAGAGCGGGCGAGGGAGCTGGGCAGGAAGTGA
- the pycr3 gene encoding pyrroline-5-carboxylate reductase 3 isoform X8, whose amino-acid sequence MNKVSTQCKTEQRCSADVPIGFVGAGNMAFGITQGILMSGEVSAENVRVSAPSSNNLGRFREMGVGITHSNTEVVSSSRLVFLAVKPHLVPGVLQEIASHVTREHIVVSVAAGVTVATVEALLPPDSVVLRLMPNLPCLVQEGALLFARGSKARPEHGALLRDLLAPCGLVEEGPESWIDAHTGLSGSGVAFVYLFAEALAEGGVKMGMPSALAHRIAAQTVLGAGRLLRDSGKHPAQLRADVCTPGGTTIFGLHELERGGVRAATMGAVEAATERARELGRK is encoded by the exons ATGAACAAAGTGTCCACTCAG TGCAAAACGGAGCAGCGGTGCTCAGCCGACGTGCCGATCGGCTTCGTCGGCGCGGGGAACATGGCCTTCGGGATAACCCAGGGGATCCTGATGTCAG GGGAGGTCAGTGCTGAAAATGTGAGAGTGAGCGCCCCATCCTCCAACAACCTGGGCCGCTTTCGG GAAATGGGCGTGGGCATCACTCACTCCAACACGGAGGTGGTCTCCTCGTCTCGCCTGGTCTTCCTGGCGGTGAAGCCCCACCTGGTCCCAGGTGTCCTCCAGGAGATCGCCTCTCATGTCACTCGGGAGCATATCGTCGTCTCCGTGGCAGCAGGTGTCACCGTAGCGACGGTAGAAGCG CTCCTCCCACCGGACTCTGTCGTTCTCCGGCTCATGCCGAACCTTCCCTGCCTGgtccaggagggggcgctgctgTTCGCCCGCGGCTCCAAGGCCCGGCCCGAGCACGGGGCGCTCCTCAGGGACCTGCTGGCCCCCTGCgggctggtggaggaggggccAGAGTCGTGGATCGACGCCCACACCGGGCTAAGTGGCAGTGGGGTGGCTTTT gtgtacCTGTTTGCGGAGGCGTTGGCTGAGGGCGGGGTGAAGATGGGCATGCCCAGTGCTCTTGCACACCGTATCGCTGCTCAAACAGTCCTG GGTGCTGGGCGGCTGCTGCGGGACTCTGGGAAGCACCCAGCCCAGCTGCGCGCGGACGTCTGCACCCCCGGGGGCACCACCATCTTCGGGCTCCACGAGTTGGAGAGGGGGGGCGTGCGGGCCGCCACCATGGGGGCCGTGGAGGCTGCTACAGAGCGGGCGAGGGAGCTGGGCAGGAAGTGA